The sequence tttattataatatagaTATAAAGATCTTTTctcaaatattcaaaaaatgaGCAATGGAGGTATTTTAGCAGCAATGCTTGGAAGTAGcagtaataatagtggaaGTGGTAGTGGAAGTAGTAGTAGCAGTAATAGTGGCTATAGagcatcatcttcatcaccatcatcttcatcaaaaattaaattagattCATCATCGTCTTCATTATCTAATTCAGATTGTAAGTATAATATatcttaatttttaaatattaatacgagaagaaaaaaaaaaaaaaaaaaaaaaaaaaaaaaaaaaaaaaaaaaaaaaaaaccgggatctaaaaaaataataactaaCCAATTTAAAACTCATTCAAGCTGACCTCAAATCCAAGTTTGATTcgttaaaaagaaaatattcgATTTTGTCATCCGACTTGATtaaaaccacaacaacattGTAtattgtgaaaaaaaaaaataaaaaattacctAAAGAAAAAAGGtccatatttttattttttttttttattttctaaacaataaatataaaaattgcaataaatttttatttattttggcaaaaatttttttttttttttttcattttccaaaaaaaaaaaaaaaaaaaaaaaaaaaaaaaagatttttattggacagattattaaaatttgaagatTTATCATCAGACTCTGAAGCAGATATAGAAGATGACAAAGGTTTTCAAGATAAACCAATTACTACAAACAATAGTGGGTCAAATAACCCTCTTAAAAATCTAAAGGAttatagtagtggtagtagtggtagtagcaGAAGTGGAGTAAATCAACCACGTtccaatataaataattcaaacgataaatataaaagtaaaagtagtagtagtaatagtaatagtagtagtagtggcggttctttaatatcatcattacTAACAGGTGGTAATAcatatcaaaatcaaaatcaaaaccaaaaccaaaatcaaaatcaaaataataatcaatcacagctacaacaacaacaacaaccacaaccacaaatTCCAGAAGAAGGTATGTGTATAGGTTCATCTAAAGATAGATTATGTAAGAGTAAAGCTTTACCAAAATCTAAATATTGTTGGCATCATAGTCCACTCGATCCAAACAGTGGTAATATATTTTGTCAATATAGTAATGCAAAGAATAAGAAATGTGTTATGCCAGTACAAAAATCAAAGGGTACTGTTTATTGTACTCACCATCATACAAAGTTTTATGAAACTCATAGAAATGGTTtactcaacaacaataataacagcaacaataatagtaatagtaatagcaataataataataatggtattaataatagaaacAACAGCAATAACAACAGCAATAACAACAGCAATAACAACAGCAATAACAGCAACAATCGTAATATAACGAATGGCTCAAATGCCAATAAAAGCAATTCACCtaataacaatttaaatacCAATAACGataacaaaaacaataactcaaataataataataactcaaATAATAACtcaaataatggtaatagcaacaacaataataataataatattattaataataataatagcaatagcaatagtaataacaatagtaataataatagtaataacaatagtaatagaaACAGCCCAAATCATAATAACAATGGTGATAacgataataatactaataataatactaataataataataataataataataataataataataataataataataataataataataataataataataataataataataattatgccgacaatagtaataacaacagcagcaacagcaacaacaacaacagcaacagcaacaacaacaacgacaaTAAAAACGAAAATAGCGATAATCAAAGTGTTTTAAGATCAAATGAAAAGTTTACTGAcgaaaaccaaaaaaatgGTTCAGATgatcaacaaaatcaatcaCTACAAGAAGAAACACAACAAACAACTCATGTTTCAGAGGATCTTTACAGCTCTCCTTGAATGATTGATTTCGAccaactaaaataaaaaaataaaaaataaaaacaaaaataaaaaaaaataaataaaaatggttaTTATCCACAATACTTTTTATGTAAATAATCTTTCCTAGtgttataaataatataaaataaagtttttgtttttttttttttttttttttttttttaatgtgcAAATctgatttataaattaaatcgatttattaaaatttctaatAATCTATCATCTAAATAATCATCATTTTGATCATCTCCTAGATTTGttaattcatcattattgtttttattattattattattattattattattattattattattattattattaggatTGTcgttataattttttaatgataagaTAGTTAATCTTAGAGATTCAGAAAAGAAGGATTCATGAATTATTAGTGTGGATGGAATTCTACTTgttatttgtttatattcAATTTCTAAAAGTAcatcttcttcatttaaaaccaaaaactTTGTATAGGTGGCATCATGTCttgtatttaaatcaatttccgTTTTAAAGTTAATATCTTGTGCTTGTTTGAATATTTTGGTAAACTTTCTAAAGCAAACCTTTCTTTTTAAGAAACCATCTAAAATACCTTGAACCAATTCACAAAAtccttttaaatttgtttttgggtatgcttttaaataatttttcctAATTGCTTCAAGTGGTAACCAATATGGTAAAGtatgatttttaattacaattttattttcattatcttcatctttgtcttctttattattaccattaccattaccattgttattaccattattattaccattattattattaccattattattattattattattattattattattattattattattattattattattattattattattattattattattattatcattatcattatcattatcattatcattatcattatcattatcattatcattatcattatcattatcattatcattatcattatcattatcattatcattatcattatcattatcattatcattatcattatcattatcattatcattattaactGATGGTCTTGGTTTTCTTATAGTAccattggtattattattattattattattattattattattattattattattattattattattattattattattattattattattattattattattattattattattattattattattattattattattattattaggatTGTCGTTAGTAATATCTTTAAGGgataaataaactaaataaaaagtataGTATTTAtctgaaataaaaataaaaaaaaaaaaaagttagtttttgatgataataataaaaaaaaaaaaataataataataatgataatactTTTATAACCATTATCAAAcctaattaaaattgaatctgAATTATCGTTTAAAGGATTTTCATAATCTTCCACAAttgtattataattattaacaatAGTTTCAATATCATCAGGATCGTCTTTTCTACATCTAATATTACTGATATTATCAATAGTGAaccattttgaatttttattataaaatgaataacCATATAATTGAAAGAAGTGAttcttttcttcttcatGTAAATCTTTActtgtattaataatatcatctAAAAGTGATTTGTGGTTTAATCTTTTAAAGAAACCCTTTTTTCTCTC comes from Dictyostelium discoideum AX4 chromosome 2 chromosome, whole genome shotgun sequence and encodes:
- the DB10 gene encoding coronin binding protein, translating into MSNGGILAAMLGSSSNNSGSGSGSSSSSNSGYRASSSSPSSSSKIKLDSSSSSLSNSDSDLKSKFDSLKRKYSILSSDLIKTTTTLYIVKKKNKKLPKEKRFLLDRLLKFEDLSSDSEADIEDDKGFQDKPITTNNSGSNNPLKNLKDYSSGSSGSSRSGVNQPRSNINNSNDKYKSKSSSSNSNSSSSGGSLISSLLTGGNTYQNQNQNQNQNQNQNNNQSQLQQQQQPQPQIPEEGMCIGSSKDRLCKSKALPKSKYCWHHSPLDPNSGNIFCQYSNAKNKKCVMPVQKSKGTVYCTHHHTKFYETHRNGLLNNNNNSNNNSNSNSNNNNNGINNRNNSNNNSNNNSNNNSNNSNNRNITNGSNANKSNSPNNNLNTNNDNKNNNSNNNNNSNNNSNNGNSNNNNNNNIINNNNSNSNSNNNSNNNSNNNSNRNSPNHNNNGDNDNNTNNNTNNNNNNNNNNNNNNNNNNNNNNNNNNNNNYADNSNNNSSNSNNNNSNSNNNNDNKNENSDNQSVLRSNEKFTDENQKNGSDDQQNQSLQEETQQTTHVSEDLYSSP